From one Malus sylvestris chromosome 1, drMalSylv7.2, whole genome shotgun sequence genomic stretch:
- the LOC126628844 gene encoding probable LRR receptor-like serine/threonine-protein kinase At3g47570 isoform X1: protein MKVLVVNLIFIHSVFNMFVCCFSSSINLIPGGNETDRMALLAIRAQITEDPNQFLSTWSESSHDFCLWRGVTCSRRHRQRVTRLDLGEQNLAGSISPHIGNLSFLMELYFQNNSLSGQIPPEIGRLRRLQVLRLNINSLSGFIPVNISNCLNLVILSFGYNRLEGIIPREFGSFPKLERLVLQYNTLAGEIPDSLGNLSSLDMLAFSGNNLSGKIPNSLGQLTKITIFTLGLNNLSGIIPPSISNLSNLVIFDIQQNQIRGSNPLALTKSSPNLESFFISWNQFTGSIPVSISNATNLVEFQVHGNKLTGKVPNLQKLVNLELLTLYNNQLGTGTDGDMSFVSDLTNATELKWLILYLNNFGGMLPTSISNLSTKLEIFGVQGNHLYGNIPAGISNLVNLQLLSFGLNNFTGNIPTGIGKLTRIDQLIFESNQLSGSIPISLENLTMLSKLELQGNNLRGNIPSSLGKCRMLLHLDLSQNNLNGTIPQEVVGLTSLSISLNLFGNQLTGSLPMEIGKLINLGKLDFSDNMLSGELPSSLGSCVNLEVMQLQGNLFNGSIPSAMVSLRGIQYLDLSRNNLSGEIPQFLEGFAMNSLNLSFNEFWGEVPIEGVFKNASSISVAGNARLCGGISNLQLPKCNSKVSKNGRLSPRLILIISLGSGFAFLGIVMVISFLFVRSSRKKYKGTAPSTLGNSCLQVSYNTLLKATDGFSPANLIGVGGFGSVYKGLLDNYEAQPVAVKVFNMLRQGASKSFIAECEAMRNIRHRNLVKVITACSSVDFRGNDFKALVYEFMDNGSLEEWLYPTTGAPKNLSLAQRLDIAIDVACALDYLHNQCETPIVHCDLKPSNILLGKELTGHVSDFGLVRFLTDQTSNVPGNQTSSLGIRGSVGYAAPEYGMGSEVATNGDIYSFGILLLEMFTAKRPTDHMFSDSFNLHNFVKAALPQQITEVADSLLLHKGGNSGASTSTATPSQCSTTIEKIQVCLSLIFGIGIACSVESPGDRKDINEAISELLSARVVLLG from the exons ATGAAGGTTTTGGTTGTGAATTTGATTTTCATACACTCagttttcaatatgtttgtCTGCTGCTTTAGCTCCTCCATCAATCTGATACCCGGTGGGAACGAAACTGATAGGATGGCGTTGCTCGCCATCAGAGCTCAAATAACGGAGGACCCCAATCAGTTCCTGAGTACATGGAGCGAATCGTCTCATGACTTCTGCCTATGGCGCGGCGTCACATGCAGTCGAAGGCATCGACAAAGGGTTACTAGGTTGGACCTAGGCGAACAAAACTTGGCGGGCTCCATATCCCCACACATAGGAAATCTAAGCTTCCTAATGGAGCTGTATTTCCAGAACAACAGTTTGAGCGGCCAAATCCCACCAGAAATTGGGCGTTTGCGTAGATTGCAGGTACTACGTTTGAACATCAATTCACTAAGTGGTTTTATTCCTGTCAATATATCCAATTGTCTCAACCTCGTTATTCTAAGTTTCGGTTACAATCGGTTAGAGGGTATTATTCCTAGAGAGTTTGGATCCTTCCCAAAACTCGAAAGACTGGTTCTTCAGTATAATACCTTAGCAGGAGAGATCCCTGACTCATTGGGGAACCTTTCTTCTCTTGATATGCTTGCTTTCTCTGGAAATAACCTGTCGGGTAAAATCCCTAATTCCCTTGGTCAGTTGACAAAAATAACAATTTTCACATTAGGCTTAAATAATTTGTCTGGTATCATCCCTCCCTCCATTTCTAATCTGTCCAATCTAGTTATTTTTGACatacaacaaaatcaaattcgAGGGTCTAATCCATTAGCCTTGACCAAAAgttctccaaatctcgaaaGCTTTTTCATTTCTTGGAATCAATTTACCGGATCCATTCCTGTGTCAATATCCAACGCCACAAATTTAGTAGAGTTTCAAGTTCATGGAAACAAACTAACCGGAAAAGTGCCAAATTTACAGAAGCTTGTTAATCTTGAATTATTGACACTTTACAACAATCAACTCGGAACTGGTACTGATGGCGACATGAGTTTTGTCTCGGACTTGACCAATGCCACAGAGTTAAAGTGGTTGATTTTGTACCTGAACAACTTTGGAGGGATGTTGCCCACATCCATATCCAATCTCTCAACCAAGCTTGAAATCTTTGGGGTTCAAGGAAACCATCTATATGGGAACATCCCAGCTGGGATAAGCAACCTTGTCAACTTGCAGTTATTAAGTTTTGGGTTGAACAACTTCACAGGTAACATCCCTACAGGCATTGGAAAGCTTACAAGGATTGACCAATTAATTTTTGAAAGCAACCAATTATCAGGGAGCATTCCAATCTCTCTTGAAAATTTAACAATGTTAAGCAAACTTGAGTTGCAAGGAAATAACCTTCGAGGAAATATCCCTTCAAGCCTAGGGAAATGCCGCATGTTATTGCACCTGGATCTTTCTCAAAATAACTTGAACGGCACAAtacctcaagaagttgtaggccTCACCTCCttatcaatttctttgaacttgttTGGAAACCAGTTAACAGGCTCTCTTCCAATGGAGATCGGAAAGTTGATCAATTTAGGCAAATTAGACTTTTCTGATAACATGTTATCAGGAGAACTTCCAAGTAGTCTTGGTTCTTGTGTGAATTTAGAAGTCATGCAATTGCAAGGCAACTTGTTCAATGGGTCAATTCCTTCCGCGATGGTTTCATTGAGAGGGATTCAATATTTGGACCTTTCTCGCAACAATTTGTCTGGTGAAATTCCACAATTTTTAGAGGGATTCGCTATGAACAGTTTGAACCTATCTTTCAATGAGTTTTGGGGTGAGGTACCAATTGAAGGTGTTTTTAAAAATGCGAGTTCGATTTCGGTTGCTGGAAATGCCAGGTTATGCGGTGGTATTTCTAATCTCCAACTTCCGAAGTGCAACTCCAAGGTGTCCAAGAATGGCAGATTGTCCCCTAGATTGATATTAATAATCTCTTTAGGATCCGGGTTTGCATTTCTTGGAATAGTGATGGTtatttcctttttatttgttCGTTCAtcaagaaagaaatacaaagGAACTGCACCTAGCACTTTGGGAAACTCTTGTTTGCAAGTGTCTTATAATACTCTGCTCAAAGCAACTGATGGGTTCTCTCCAGCTAATTTGATTGGCGTGGGTGGTTTTGGATCTGTGTACAAAGGACTTCTTGACAACTATGAAGCTCAGCCTGTTGCTGTCAAGGTATTCAACATGTTACGCCAAGGAGCCTCTAAGAGTTTCATAGCTGAGTGTGAAGCAATGAGAAATATCAGGCACCGAAATCTTGTCAAGGTTATTACTGCATGTTCAAGTGTTGATTTTCGTGGTAATGAtttcaaggctttggtgtatgaGTTCATGGACAACGGGAGCTTAGAGGAGTGGTTGTACCCAACTACGGGGGCACCCAAGAATTTGAGTCTTGCTCAGAGGCTCGACATCGCCATTGATGTTGCCTGTGCATTGGATTATCTTCATAATCAATGTGAGACACCAATTGTTCATTGTGATCTCAAGCCCAGCAATATTCTTTTGGGAAAAGAATTGACTGGACATGTTTCTGACTTCGGCCTGGTAAGATTTCTCACAGACCAAACCAGTAATGTTCCGGGAAATCAAACAAGTTCCCTTGGAATAAGAGGATCCGTTGGCTATGCCGCTCCAG AGTATGGTATGGGAAGTGAGGTTGCAACAAACGGGGACATCTACAGCTTTGGCATTCTCTTGTTAGAGATGTTCACGGCGAAGAGGCCCACTGACCACATGTTTAGTGATAGTTTCAACCTCCATAATTTTGTCAAGGCGGCTTTGCCTCAGCAAATTACTGAGGTTGCAGATTCACTGCTTCTTCACAAAGGAGGAAACTCGGGCGCAAGCACTAGTACTGCCACTCCCAGTCAATGCAGCACGACtattgaaaaaatccaagtgtGTTTGAGTTTAATATTTGGAATTGGAATCGCATGTTCTGTGGAGTCCCCAGGAGACCGAAAGGATATCAACGAAGCTATATCTGAATTGCTATCTGCAAGGGTTGTTCTTCTTGGATAG
- the LOC126628844 gene encoding probable LRR receptor-like serine/threonine-protein kinase At3g47570 isoform X2 encodes MKVLVVNLIFIHSVFNMFVCCFSSSINLIPGGNETDRMALLAIRAQITEDPNQFLSTWSESSHDFCLWRGVTCSRRHRQRVTRLDLGEQNLAGSISPHIGNLSFLMELYFQNNSLSGQIPPEIGRLRRLQKYKGTAPSTLGNSCLQVSYNTLLKATDGFSPANLIGVGGFGSVYKGLLDNYEAQPVAVKVFNMLRQGASKSFIAECEAMRNIRHRNLVKVITACSSVDFRGNDFKALVYEFMDNGSLEEWLYPTTGAPKNLSLAQRLDIAIDVACALDYLHNQCETPIVHCDLKPSNILLGKELTGHVSDFGLVRFLTDQTSNVPGNQTSSLGIRGSVGYAAPEYGMGSEVATNGDIYSFGILLLEMFTAKRPTDHMFSDSFNLHNFVKAALPQQITEVADSLLLHKGGNSGASTSTATPSQCSTTIEKIQVCLSLIFGIGIACSVESPGDRKDINEAISELLSARVVLLG; translated from the exons ATGAAGGTTTTGGTTGTGAATTTGATTTTCATACACTCagttttcaatatgtttgtCTGCTGCTTTAGCTCCTCCATCAATCTGATACCCGGTGGGAACGAAACTGATAGGATGGCGTTGCTCGCCATCAGAGCTCAAATAACGGAGGACCCCAATCAGTTCCTGAGTACATGGAGCGAATCGTCTCATGACTTCTGCCTATGGCGCGGCGTCACATGCAGTCGAAGGCATCGACAAAGGGTTACTAGGTTGGACCTAGGCGAACAAAACTTGGCGGGCTCCATATCCCCACACATAGGAAATCTAAGCTTCCTAATGGAGCTGTATTTCCAGAACAACAGTTTGAGCGGCCAAATCCCACCAGAAATTGGGCGTTTGCGTAGATTGCAG aaatacaaagGAACTGCACCTAGCACTTTGGGAAACTCTTGTTTGCAAGTGTCTTATAATACTCTGCTCAAAGCAACTGATGGGTTCTCTCCAGCTAATTTGATTGGCGTGGGTGGTTTTGGATCTGTGTACAAAGGACTTCTTGACAACTATGAAGCTCAGCCTGTTGCTGTCAAGGTATTCAACATGTTACGCCAAGGAGCCTCTAAGAGTTTCATAGCTGAGTGTGAAGCAATGAGAAATATCAGGCACCGAAATCTTGTCAAGGTTATTACTGCATGTTCAAGTGTTGATTTTCGTGGTAATGAtttcaaggctttggtgtatgaGTTCATGGACAACGGGAGCTTAGAGGAGTGGTTGTACCCAACTACGGGGGCACCCAAGAATTTGAGTCTTGCTCAGAGGCTCGACATCGCCATTGATGTTGCCTGTGCATTGGATTATCTTCATAATCAATGTGAGACACCAATTGTTCATTGTGATCTCAAGCCCAGCAATATTCTTTTGGGAAAAGAATTGACTGGACATGTTTCTGACTTCGGCCTGGTAAGATTTCTCACAGACCAAACCAGTAATGTTCCGGGAAATCAAACAAGTTCCCTTGGAATAAGAGGATCCGTTGGCTATGCCGCTCCAG AGTATGGTATGGGAAGTGAGGTTGCAACAAACGGGGACATCTACAGCTTTGGCATTCTCTTGTTAGAGATGTTCACGGCGAAGAGGCCCACTGACCACATGTTTAGTGATAGTTTCAACCTCCATAATTTTGTCAAGGCGGCTTTGCCTCAGCAAATTACTGAGGTTGCAGATTCACTGCTTCTTCACAAAGGAGGAAACTCGGGCGCAAGCACTAGTACTGCCACTCCCAGTCAATGCAGCACGACtattgaaaaaatccaagtgtGTTTGAGTTTAATATTTGGAATTGGAATCGCATGTTCTGTGGAGTCCCCAGGAGACCGAAAGGATATCAACGAAGCTATATCTGAATTGCTATCTGCAAGGGTTGTTCTTCTTGGATAG
- the LOC126628854 gene encoding probable LRR receptor-like serine/threonine-protein kinase At3g47570 yields MGILVTKFILSYSLFIAILSFSLGLGLLQGGNETDRLALLAFKAQINQDPHQVMSSWNESTHFCQWHGVTCGRRHSQRVTTLDLRSQNLGGSISPHIGNLTFLRKLFLQNNSFVHEIPPEIGRLRRLQFLLLLDNSLSGSIPANISNCFNLISLYSGGNNLVGKIPPQLGSLSQLYAFALDRNNLIGEIPSSLGNLTALDRISFLYNNLVGNIPTSLGQLKQLTFFSAAANRFSGLFPPSIYNISGLQIFDVTQNQLQGSIPSNFDKTLPNLLHFSIGANQFTGSIPLSISNTTSLVGFEVADNRLTGGVPNLQKLHNLQKFSIFINQLGSNEPGDMRFVSDLTNATELIWCIFSDNNFGGTLPASISNLSKLEILQVGGNKLHGSIPAGIGNLVNLQTLIWGINSFTGSIPIQIGKLTKLGVLYGQDNELTGSIPLSLGNLTKLTELTLQRNKLRGGIPLSLGECHGLLELDLSQNNLDGAIPLQLLNGLTSLSRSLNLSRNQLTGSLPMDVGKFSSLGKLDLSDNRLSGNLPSSLGSCVSLEVLHLQGNFFNGTIPSSMSSLGGIQDLDLSRNNLSGEIPQFLEGLRGLKNLNLSFNEFRGAVPVDGVFKNATATSVVGNSRLCGGIEDLRLSKCSSKGTKGRGLSRRFKLTICIVCGFLGIAMVLSLLFLRSLRKKRKSTAQSTLANSVLQVSYNTLLKATNGFSSTNLIGVGSFGSVYKGVLDNDRAQLVAVKVFNLLRRGASKSFLAECEAMRNIRHRNLIKIITACSSVDFHGNDFKALVYEFMGNGSLEEWIHPTDGPEEVTDASKKLSLLQRLDIAIDVSHAIDYLHNHCEPPIVHCDLKPSNVLLDNELLGHVSDFGLARFLSKLANNVSTNDQTSSMGLRGSMGYVAPEYGMGSEVSTNGDVYSFGILLLEMFTGKRPTDRMFSDGLNLHNFVKANFGGRVTEVADSILVQEGITTNTTPNQCSARSEKVEECLSLILGIGVACSAESPRDRKEISDVVNELQSIRAILLG; encoded by the exons ATGGGAATTTTGGTTACGAAATTCATCTTATCATACTCACTTTTCATTGCAATTTTGAGCTTTTCTTTAGGGTTGGGGTTGCTGCAGGGAGGGAATGAGACTGATAGGTTGGCACTGCTAGCCTTCAAAGCTCAGATAAACCAGGATCCTCATCAAGTCATGAGCTCCTGGAATGAATCCACTCACTTCTGCCAATGGCACGGTGTCACCTGTGGTCGGCGACATAGTCAGAGGGTCACTACGCTGGACCTGCGATCCCAAAATTTGGGGGGTTCCATATCTCCACACATAGGTAATTTAACCTTCCTTAGAAAGCTATTTCTCCAAAACAATAGCTTTGTTCATGAAATCCCTCCAGAGATCGGGCGTTTGCGTAGATTACAGTTTTTACTTCTTTTGGATAACTCGCTCAGTGGCTCTATTCCTGCCAACATTTCCAATTGCTTCAACCTCATCTCTCTCTATTCGGGTGGCAACAATCTGGTGGGTAAAATTCCTCCACAACTTGGCTCCTTATCGCAACTTTACGCATTTGCTTTAGACCGAAATAATTTAATAGGAGAGATCCCTTCTTCCCTGGGAAACCTTACAGCTCTCGATAGAATTTCTTTTCTCTATAATAACTTGGTAGGAAACATCCCTACTTCTCTAGGCCAATTGAAGCAATTGACATTTTTCTCAGCTGCTGCAAATAGGTTTTCTGGTCTCTTTCCTCCTTCCATCTATAACATCTCTGGTCTCCAAATTTTTGATGTAACGCAAAACCAACTTCAAGGAAGCATTCCCTCAAACTTTGACAAAACTCTTCCGAATCTCTTACACTTTAGCATCGGCGCCAACCAGTTCACTGGATCCATTCCTCTCTCGATATCCAATACTACAAGTCTAGTGGGTTTCGAAGTTGCAGATAACAGACTGACCGGAGGGGTGCCAaatcttcaaaagcttcacaaccTCCAAAAATTCAGCATTTTCATCAACCAACTTGGAAGCAATGAACCGGGTGACATGAGGTTTGTGTCAGACTTAACTAATGCCACAGAACTGATATGGTGCATTTTCAGTGATAACAATTTTGGAGGGACGTTGCCCGCTTCAATATCCAATCTATCAAAACTCGAAATACTTCAGGTCGGTGGAAACAAACTACATGGAAGCATCCCAGCTGGGATTGGGAATCTGGTTAACTTGCAAACATTAATTTGGGGGATAAACTCCTTCACAGGTAGCATCCCCATTCAAATTGGGAAGCTTACAAAGCTTGGGGTATTGTATGGTCAAGACAATGAACTAACAGGGAGCATTCCTTTGTCTTTAGGAAATTTAACCAAGTTAACTGAACTCACATTGCAACGAAATAAACTTCGGGGAGGCATCCCTTTGAGCTTAGGGGAGTGCCACGGGCTTCTAGAATTAGATCTTTCTCAAAATAACCTTGATGGTGCAATACCTCTACAACTCCTAAATGGCCTCACATCCTTATCAAGATCTTTGAACTTGTCCAGAAACCAATTAACTGGTTCTCTTCCAATGGATGTTGGAAAGTTTAGCAGTTTAGGTAAACTAGACTTGTCTGATAACAGGTTATCAGGAAACCTTCCAAGTAGCCTTGGTAGTTGTGTGAGTTTAGAAGTCCTGCACTTGCAAGGCAACTTCTTCAATGGGACCATTCCATCATCTATGAGTTCACTAGGAGGGATTCAAGATTTGGACCTTTCTCGCAATAATTTGTCAGGTGAAATTCCACAGTTTTTAGAGGGCCTTCGCGGCTTGAAGAATTTGAATCTATCTTTCAATGAGTTTCGGGGAGCAGTACCAGTTGACGGAGTTTTCAAAAATGCAACTGCAACTTCGGTTGTTGGAAACAGTAGGCTTTGCGGCGGTATTGAGGATCTCCGGCTTTCCAAATGCAGCTCTAAAGGGACCAAGGGAAGAGGTTTGTCTCGTCGATTCAAATTAACTATCTGTATAGTATGTGGGTTTCTCGGAATAGCTATGGTCCTGTCATTATTATTTCTTCGTTCgctaagaaagaaaagaaaatcaactgCACAGAGTACTTTGGCTAACTCTGTTTTGCAAGTGTCATACAATACTCTCTTAAAGGCTACCAATGGGTTCTCTTCAACTAATTTGATTGGTGTGGGAAGCTTTGGGTCTGTGTACAAAGGAGTTCTTGACAATGATAGAGCTCAACTTGTTGCTGTGAAGGTTTTTAACCTGTTACGTCGAGGAGCTTCAAAGAGTTTCTTAGCCGAATGTGAGGCAATGAGAAACATCAGGCATCGAAATCTTATCAAAATTATAACTGCATGTTCAAGTGTTGACTTTCACGGAAATGATTTCAAGGCTCTAGTTTATGAATTCATGGGCAATGGGAGCTTGGAGGAGTGGATTCATCCAACCGATGGACCAGAAGAGGTAACCGATGCATCCAAGAAATTGAGTCTGCTTCAGAGGCTAGACATCGCCATTGATGTTTCTCATGCAATAGACTATCTTCATAATCATTGTGAACCACCAATAGTTCATTGTGATCTCAAGCCGAGCAATGTTCTTTTGGACAACGAGTTGCTTGGGCATGTTTCTGACTTTGGACTTGCAAGATTCCTCTCAAAACTAGCCAACAACGTCTCTACAAATGATCAAACAAGTTCCATGGGATTGAGAGGATCAATGGGTTATGTTGCTCCAG AGTATGGTATGGGAAGTGAGGTTTCAACAAATGGGGATGTCTACAGCTTTGGCATTCTCTTGTTAGAGATGTTTACAGGGAAGAGACCCACTGACCGCATGTTTAGTGACGGCTTGAACCTTCATAATTTTGTGAAGGCGAATTTTGGTGGACGAGTTACAGAAGTTGCAGATTCGATACTTGTTCAAGAAGGTATCACTACCAATACCACCCCCAACCAATGCAGCGCAAGATCTGAAAAAGTGGAGGAGTGCTTAAGTTTGATCCTTGGAATTGGAGTCGCTTGTTCTGCTGAATCCCCAAGAGACCGAAAAGAGATAAGTGATGTTGTAAACGAGTTGCAATCTATCAGGGCTATTCTTCTTGGGTAG
- the LOC126628930 gene encoding 21 kDa protein-like, with protein sequence MAFSSSSHFVTSFLLALLISCYIFSSTSAARDLAQKTNNEFMKTSCSATTYPKLCLTSLSRHSSEIQTSPKLMASTALTVTLASAKSTSTMMSKLSQSHGMKPREVGAMRDCIEELSDSVDVIQRSIAEMGNFTSSDFQLMISDVQTWVSAALTDETTCSDGFGGNGMNGNLKTVVRGRVVNIAQLTSNALALINRYASVHG encoded by the coding sequence ATGGCATTCTCATCTTCTAGCCATTTTGTCACATCTTTTCTCTTGGCACTTCTTATTAGTTGCTACATATTCTCTTCAACCTCAGCAGCAAGAGACCTTGCACAAAAAACCAACAATGAATTCATGAAAACATCTTGCAGTGCAACAACCTACCCAAAGCTTTGCCTTACTTCTCTTTCAAGACATTCAAGTGAAATCCAAACAAGCCCTAAACTTATGGCCAGCACAGCCCTCACCGTGACCCTTGCCTCCGCCAAATCAACCTCTACCATGATGTCAAAGCTCTCCCAAAGTCATGGCATGAAGCCTAGAGAAGTCGGAGCCATGAGGGACTGCATCGAAGAGTTAAGTGATTCGGTCGATGTCATTCAAAGGTCCATAGCTGAGATGGGCAACTTTACAAGCTCGGATTTTCAGCTCATGATAAGTGATGTGCAAACTTGGGTTAGTGCCGCTTTGACGGATGAGACAACATGCTCCGATGGGTTTGGTGGAAATGGGATGAACGGTAATTTGAAGACTGTTGTGAGGGGTAGAGTTGTGAATATTGCACAATTGACTAGCAATGCCTTGGCTCTGATCAACAGATACGCCTCAGTTCATGGTTAA
- the LOC126628937 gene encoding 21 kDa protein-like, protein MSSSSSSHFVTSFLVALFISCYIFSSTSAARDLAQKTNNEFVKTSCSATTYSKLCLTSLSSHASAIQTSPKLMASTALTVTLASTKSTSTMMSKLSQSHGMKPREVGAMRDCIEELSDSVDAIQRSIAEMGNFRSSDFQLMISDVQTWVSAALTDETTCFDGFGGNGMNGNLKTVVRGRVVNIAQLTSNALALINRYASVYG, encoded by the coding sequence ATGTCATCCTCATCTTCTAGCCATTTTGTCACATCTTTTCTCGTAGCACTTTTTATTAGTTGTTACATATTCTCTTCAACCTCAGCGGCTAGAGACCTTGCACAAAAAACCAACAATGAATTCGTGAAAACATCTTGCAGTGCAACAACCTACTCAAAGCTTTGCCTTACTTCTCTTTCAAGCCATGCAAGTGCAATCCAAACAAGCCCTAAACTTATGGCCAGCACAGCCCTCACCGTGACGCTTGCCTCCACCAAATCAACCTCTACCATGATGTCAAAGCTCTCACAAAGTCATGGCATGAAGCCTAGAGAAGTCGGAGCCATGAGGGACTGCATCGAAGAGTTAAGTGATTCGGTCGATGCAATTCAGAGGTCCATAGCTGAGATGGGCAACTTTAGGAGCTCGGATTTTCAGCTCATGATAAGTGATGTGCAAACTTGGGTTAGTGCTGCTTTGACGGATGAGACAACATGCTTTGATGGGTTTGGTGGAAATGGGATGAACGGTAATTTGAAGACTGTTGTGAGGGGCAGAGTTGTGAATATTGCACAATTGACTAGCAATGCCTTGGCTTTGATCAACAGATACGCCTCAGTTTATGGTTAA
- the LOC126628925 gene encoding pectinesterase inhibitor 4-like, whose product MGAQTFTTPTSNSHHVLTFLLPILLLIIMTNLQTTVATSSSSQTYKTYVKTACNSTTYPLVCYQSLSSYASKVKSNPRKLCIYALSVTLQASKNASSAVSKLSKRAGLTPTEKGIINDCLESIKESIDELKDSLSSMKNLGVKGADMQAQLDDIKTWVSAVITDDVTCTDGFDGLKVSTAVKTPINNSIVYVARLASNALSLIDSLSY is encoded by the coding sequence ATGGGTGCTCAAACTTTCACAACCCCAACTTCAAATTCACACCATGTTCTCACATTTCTTCTCCCAATTCTTCTACTCATCATCATGACAAACTTGCAAACAACCGTGGCaacctcctcttcctctcaaaCCTACAAAACCTACGTCAAAACCGCCTGCAATTCAACCACATACCCACTCGTTTGCTACCAATCCCTTTCCTCGTACGCTTCCAAAGTCAAATCTAACCCTCGAAAGCTTTGCATCTATGCCCTCTCCGTGACCCTACAAGCATCGAAAAACGCCTCTTCTGCCGTGTCAAAACTGTCTAAGAGGGCAGGACTAACCCCAACGGAGAAAGGGATCATTAACGATTGCTTAGAAAGTATTAAGGAATCCATCGACGAGCTTAAAGATTCGTTGAGTTCAATGAAAAATTTGGGGGTCAAGGGTGCTGATATGCAAGCTCAGTTAGATGATATTAAGACTTGGGTCAGTGCCGTCATCACAGACGACGTTACTTGCACTGATGGATTCGATGGTCTGAAGGTAAGCACGGCGGTTAAGACCCCCATCAACAATAGCATTGTGTATGTTGCTAGGTTAGCTAGCAATGCTCTGTCGCTCATCGACAGCCTCAGCTACTAG